In Amia ocellicauda isolate fAmiCal2 chromosome 7, fAmiCal2.hap1, whole genome shotgun sequence, the genomic window tgccaacatctgaatgattcagaggagaactgggtgaaagtgttgtggtcagatgagaccaaaatcaagttCTTTGGCATccactcaactcgccgtgtttggaggaagggaatgaccccaagaaaaccatccccaccgtcaaacatggaggtggaaacattatgctttgggggtgtttttctgctaaggggacagtacaactgcaccgcatcaaaaagacgatggacggggccatgtaccgtcaaatcttgggtgagaacctccttccctcagccagggtattgaaaatgggtcgtggatgggtattccagcatgacaatgacccaaaacacacagccaaggcaacaaaggagtggctcaagaagaagcacattaaggtcctggagtggcctagccagtctccagaccttaattccatagaaaatctgtggagggagctgagggttcgagttgccaaacgtcaccctcgaaaccttaatgacttggagaggatctgcaaagaggagtgggacaaaatccctcctgtgtgcaaacctggtggccaactacaagaaacatctgacctctgtgattgccaacaagggttttgccacaaagtactaagtcaaaAGGGTcatatacttatttccctcattaacatgcaaatcaatttataacttttttgaaatgcatttttctggatttttttgttgatattctgtctctcactgttaaaatacacctaccattaaaattatagactgatcatttctttgtcagtgggcaaacatacaaaatcagcaggggatcaaatacttttttcccccactgtagataGAGAACTGGAAGATAATGTCACTGCATTGTGAATTGTGTAACCTTGGGCCAGAAGAGATGCttcaaactttttttattaataaaatcattAAGATGGTCATACAATCTTTTGCATAAGATCTGATCTGCGCATGTTAGTCATTctgaaagcaaaacattaccAGCTGGTATCTAACTTTACATTTTCAGCATGGTCAAttctaattatttaattgtgttttctttcagaTTCCATTGAATGTACAACATGCCCCTTCGAGTACTGGTCGATTAAAGACCGCAGTCAGTGCGTCTTAAAGGACATTGAATTCCTGTCATTTGAAGAAAACATGGGAATAGTGTTGACTATATTTTCCTTGGCTGGAGCTTTTTTAACCACAGCCATAGGATTTGTATTCTTCCACTTCAGAGACACTCCTATAGTCAGAGCTAAtaactctgagctcagtttcctcctgctcttctcattaactctgtgtttcctttgctcacttactttcattggccagccctctgagtggtcctgtatgttgcgccacacagcatttggcatcacatttgCTCTCtgcatctcttgtgttctggggaaaacaatagtggTGTTAATAGCCTTTAAGGCCACAGAGCCCGGCAATAGTGTTCCACAATGCTCTGGGCCACTACAGCGACTAAGTGTTTTTATCTGTACCATCATACAAGTGTTAATATGTATATTATGGTTAGCACTAACCCCACCAGTTCCATACAAAAATATGATATACtccaaagaaaaaatatttttggaaTGCAGCTTTGGATCTACAGTAGCATTTTAtgctgtgttagggtatattggacTTCTCTCTGCATGTTGCTTTGCACTTGCATTTCTGGCTCGTAAACTGCCTGATAACTtcaatgaagccaaattcatcacattcagcatgctcatattctgtgcagtctggatcacctttatcccagcTTATATCAGCTCTCCCGGAAAGCTGACAGTGGTTGTGGAAATATTTGCCATTTTAGCCTCGAGTTTTGGGttgcttttctgtattttcCTTCCTAAATGCTACATAATACTACTTAAACCAGAAAGAAACACAAGGAAGCATGTGATTGgtaaaatgcattcaaaatcacTCTGAAAGATGTGTATGTAGAACCATTCtcttttgattttattgtacataaaatcagagtgttttttgttttccaagcCATTCAAAATACAAGAAGGGAAAACATATTCAGTTGATATTAAATTTGCTCCTTTGCcattcaaaatgattaaaaaagattaataaaatgACACAGATTGTTTGTTAGCTAACAGTAACAAAGCATCATAATAGAATAACTTTATTTCAGGACGGTATAGGTGGCTAAACATTTTCAAGCGTAttctaatgtttttattgttgttcccccacccccctcatATAGTCACCACAATTACCATTACAAAACTGAAAGATGCGATATTCCTggaaacatttttcatttaccTTATTATATTTTCCCATGTgatatacaaacaaaacaaaaaacctgaCACACCCAAACAGAATCCGTAAATACTCTGCTAACTGATCACATGGACTTGTATTTTTTGGAAACAGTCACCATTTCAGTTCCACCAACATTTCAAGATGGtggttgtgttttattctcccCTGGGGCCCTAAACAGCCTTTTTACCCAAAACGTATACTCCATCAGAAAACCCTCTCTAGAAACCCAAATTTAAATCTTCAATAtctatataaatgtaataattacAGTAAGTAAGGGCTATAAGATGTTTATATGGAGATTACATAATATACAGAAATAGGTTACAGAGGATTCccttgacaacaaaatatataactgatatcttgcttacttcgaccagtgttaagctgtgcttgaagctgttgtcctgtgagcaggcctatcacgcaagctgttgaaacacatttcaaaaaagttataaattgatttgcatgttaatgagggaaataagtatttgatcccctatcaatcagcaagatttttggctcccaggtgtcttttatacaggtaacgagctgagattaggagcactctcttaaagggagtgctcctaatctcagctcgttacctgtataaaagacacctgtccacagaagcaatcaatcaatcagattccaaactctccaccatggccaagaccaaagagctgtccaaggatgtcagggacaagattgtaaacctacacaaggctggaatgggctacaagaccattgccaagcagcttggtgagaatgtgacaacagttggtgcgattattcgcaaatggaagaaacataaaataactgtcagtctccctctgtctgggactccatgcaagatctcacctcgtggagtttcaatgatcatgagaagggtgaggaatcagcccagaactacaggggaggatcttgttaatgatctcaaggcagctgggaccatagtcaccaagaaaacaattggtaacacactacgccgtgaaggagtgaaatcctgcagcgcccgcaaggcccccctgctcaataaagcacatgtacaggcccgtctgaagtttgccaacatctgaatgattcagaggagaactgggtgaaagtgttgtggtcagatgagaccaaaatcaagctctttggcatccactcaactcgccgtgtttggaggaggaggaatgaccccaagaacaccatccccaccgtcaaacatggaggtggaaacattatgctttgggggtgtttttctgctaaggggacagtacaactgcaccgcatcaaaaagacgatggacggggccatgtaccgtcaaatcttgggtgagaacctctttCCCTCAGTCAAggtattgaaaatgggtcgtggatgggtattacagcttgacaatgacccaaaacacacagccaaggcaacaaaggagtggctcaagaagaagcacattaaggtcctggagtggcctagccagtctccagaccttaattccatagaaaatctgtggagggagctgagggttcgagttgccaaacgtcaccctcgaaaccttaatgacttggagaggatctgcaaagaggagtgggacaaaatccctcctgtgtgcaaacctggtggccaacttcaagaaacatctgacctctgtgattgccaacaagggttttgccaccaagtactaagtcaaaggggtcaaatacttatttctctcattaacatgcaaatcaatttataacttttttgaaatgcatttttctggatttttttgttgatattctgtctctcactgttaaaatacacctaccattaaaattatagactgatcatttctttgtcagtgggcaaacgtacaaaatcagcaggggatcaaatacttttttcccccactgtatgcaTCAAGAGGATCTCAGGTTTCTCCCTGCCATTGAAGTTTCATTTTCACGTTTCTAACTGGGGGGAGTGTGCAGTCTGCTGGGCAGGGGGACTGGTGTGCCACACAAAAAAGGTTAAGTAGGTTTGGTTAGGCAACACTGTTAAGACTCTAAGAAAGGTTAAtattgaaattattttctttctgcatGTCTTATTGTCCTGGagtagaattaaaaaaacaaacatttgagaTTTGATTCTTAGAGGAGAACAGcatttcatgcatttaatttaaccTGTACACCCCAGAGGCCTCCTGTACAATATAAAGACAACACATGCTTGCACTTTGACTCTGCTGAGAAAGAGCTGTCCTCATGTGTTCAAGGATGTCATTGCCTGTAGCAGTGCTTACAGTAATTGGACTGTTTCCATCAGCAGAGATGGTTTGCAGACTTTACGGCAGATCAGTTCTTCCACCCCTGTCTCGTGAGAGAGACATTATGATTGGGGGTGTCTTTTCACTCCATTCTGAGACTGCGGGCCGCACACTTCCATTTACAACCAAACCGGAGGATCCAGCGTGCAAAAGGTTTGTGGATATGTTTCAGCTACTTTTACATTCAAAACACCTTGTTTGAATTCtacacaaattatttttattttatttttgaacgcAGTGTTTTTTAAGATATTGGCCtgaaaacataaacaaacatcCCAACAAAAACAGAccgaaattaaattaaatgtatttattttgactaGGATCAACTTCAGGGAATTTCGCTTTGCACAGACTATGATCTTTGccattgaagaaataaataacagtacaGACCTCCTTCCTGGTGTGTCCCTGGGTTATAAGATCTATGACACCTGTGGCTCAACACCTTTGGCTGTAAGAGCAGCTACAGCTTTCATGAATGGATATGAGGAAACTCTCTCTGACACAGCCTGCTCCAAACCAGCTGCAGTTCAGGCTATAATAGGAGAGTCTGGATCATCTCCCACTATTGCAATGTCAGAAGCAGTTGGCCCTTTCCATATCCCTGTGGTGAGAAATACagcttttattttctatttagcATTTCATTACTCATAATTATATTGGGTGTTCAAAATATCATCAAAATTGatgataattgcattcatgctGTCATTTTTTCCACTGaaaggaaaacataaaaaatgagTATTGTTTTTTGATCTTTTAAAACATGCTATTTTCTATGGTTCACAGATCAGTCACTTTGCTACTTGTGCATGTCTGAGCAATAAGAGAAGATTTCCCTCATTCTTCAGAACCATCCCCAGTGACTATTACCAAAGCAGAGCCCTGGCACAGCTTGTGAAGTACTTTGGATGGACCTGGGTTGGGGCCATTAGAAGTAACAATGATTACGGCAACAATGGGATGGCTACCTTTGTGGAAGCTGCACAACAAGAGGGGGTTTGTATTGAATATTCTGAGAGCATTCACAGAGCAGATCCACGTGAGAAGATTCTGAAAATCGTAGAGGTTATAAAAAAGAGCACAGCAAAGGTGATCGTAGCATTTCTTGCCCAAggagaaatgaacattttttTGGAAGAGTTAGCTTTCAATAAAGTGACTGGTCTTCAATGGATTGGAACTGAAGCTTGGATAACTGCCAGTAACCTCGCCACAGCTGAAGGTTATAGAGTGCTGAGTGGATCTATTGGGTTTGCTATTAGTAAAGCCACAATAACGGAGTTGCAGGAATTTTTAACAAATGTCAACAATGTGCGGATTCCAAACAATGATCTCCTAAATGAGTTTTGGGAAAAAGCTTTTGATTGTTCTCTTTCAAACCGAGGTAATCAAACAAGTACAAATATCTGCACAGGTTTTGAGAGCTTAAAAGATTTAAACAACCAGTACACAGATGAACTGAGAATATctaataatgtatataaagcAGTGTACGCTGTTGCATATTCTCTACACAACCTGCTGGGATGCAAAACACACCAAGCTTCTAACGTTAATCAAACCTGCAGAGAAACAATTCAGACTGAACCATGGCAGGTAAGAGCATGCTACTGTTCACCTTTTAGTTAAATACTGTTTAGATCTGAATTACTCAAATTCAAtgttaacaatacaaaaaaatgaaaaaaacaacataactaTAATATTTATGCAGTATATCAGCATATCTCCTTTTACACAGGTGCTTGAGTATCTGAAAACTGTCAACTTCACCATTAGAACTGGAGAGAAGGTCTCCTTTGACCAGAATGGAGACCCAGTGGCCAGATATGAATTAGTGAACTGGCAACCAGCTAATGAAAGCAGCATACAGTTTACCACAGTCGGATACTATGATGCTTCATTGTCAGCAGGTAGTCAGTTTGTCATGAATCATGTCGATATTGTCTGGGTTGGCGGTCAGCATAAGGTGAGAATTTATCAAAATATCAgtgacaatacattaaaaatgagcATTCACAGATtaattttcaaaacaatgtcaacaaaaaaacagctttgTCCCAGAAGAAGCATAAGAGAGAAACATACTTTAATTTGGATCTACCTTCTTGTTGCATTACCTATTTTATAACTATTGCTAATGTAAGCATTGACTTACAAATTAATATCGGCTATACTTCATGTGAGAATTCCTAATCTACAACATCACATTCTTAATGCAACTGATTATGCTCAAAATCTCTCTTCCGTTCTTTACATAGATTACTAATAGTATTACTTCTCACCGGCTAATGTTCATTAATTACTTGGTGATTCCATGTAAACCTGTTTTCCTTCATTGTGCAGATTCCTAGATCCGTGTGCAGTGAGAGCTGTCTCCCAGGCACTCGAAAGGCAGTTCAGAAAGGAAAGCCAGTCTGTTGTTATGACTGCATACAGTGTGCAGCAGGAGAGATCAGCAACACTACAGGTAAAGGTCAAAAACAATATAGAatttcactcacacaaacatCTTATCTGATATGTGTAGATATGAGTCTTCATTcaaaatcaatgaaacaggTTTGTGCACCTCAGCTGAACATTTAATtccacaatatatttatatctcTTTAAGTCTTACCTATTTGTTCTTGTAATTTTCTTACAGATTCTAATGTTTGTATTCAGTGCCCTTCAGAATACTGGTCTAATGACAAAAGAGATGAATGTATATTAAAATCACTTGAATTCTTGTCCTTTGGAGAAATCATGGGAATACTACTTGTGATTTTTTCATTGCTTGGAGTTTGTTTAACCATGGGCATTGCTTTAATTTTCTTCTATTATAAAGAAACACCTGTTGTTAAAGCCAAtaactctgagctcagtttcctcctgctcttctcattaactctgtgtttcctttgctcacttactttcattggccagccctctgagtggtcctgtatgttgcgccacacagcatttggcatcacatttgtcctgtgcatctcttgtgttctggggaaaacaatagtggtgttaatggccttcagggctacactgccaggcaataatattatgaaatggtttgggcccaaacagcagaggttaagtgtttttgttttcacattcaTTCAAGCTTTAATATGCACTCTGTGGCTGATTCTTTCACCCCCTTTTCCAAATCGAAATATTAAATACTATGCAGACAGAATAATTTTGGAGTGTGACCTGGGATCTGCAGGTGCATTCTGggctgtgttagggtatattggattCCTCTCTGCCATGTGCTTTGTGCTGGCTTTCCTGGCTCGAAATCTTCCTGATAACTtcaatgaagccaaattcatcacattcagcatgctcatattctgtgcagtctggatcacctttatcccagcATATGTCAGCTCACCTGGAAAATATACAGTAGCTGTGGAAATATTTGCCATTTTGGCTTCTAGTTTTGGTCTGCTTTTCTGTGTATTTGCACCTAAATGTTATGTCATTTTACTGAAGCCTGAATTAAATACAAGGAAACACTTGATGGGTAAAACGTCCTCAAAATCACAGTAAGCAAGAGCTTTACATATCCCCAACTATGGGAATTTTGTATACTGAGTAATATTTAGAAATTCATTGTGATTGTGATATTGATTGAAACTATTTAGTTGCAAACCATTGACACTTCCTTTTGTAACTGCACACCTGTTAAGGTTTTGTTCCCAGAATACAATGCCCTGTGCCGTATTGTCTAGCAAGAAATGGTTTAGAAGACATTCACTGTAAACATCTTGAATATCTATTGCTGATTTGAAGTATAAGTTACCAGGAAGGTTTCTCCAATGGCATACCTACATGGAGGAGAGGAACAAGATCTGACCTCCACCGCCAAGTCTATCCTGTCAATAATGCCAGAAGGTGGCAGACATACTTAAAGAAACTAATATTTTGAATTACTTCTATGCCTCATTATTTTGTTCCAGGctacatatacagtatgtaattcttgctttttattttcttgtgtttttcatttatttatatgatcAAAATTCCATCAAGTAAAgtgttgaaatatatatatatatatatagcagcaGTGGTTGGATATTGAAAAAGTTATGAACaacaaaataacttgttttctttatattaaaacagaccacttcatatacatacacagtttTACTGGGGTGCATTATTGTTCAagtatattttctttaatagctgaataataaaaaaaaaaaacgttcaaaacaaaaacacttttacAGATTTAAGATGTAATATTTACTGTGGCAATCGCCGAGGACAGGCACAAGTCTTTCACTCAATGCTATATctatatctttatatatagttatttgTCTTTAAGTCCatacaaacatattttaaatacatatatacatattcatattatatataagaatatatataaaaggtGCTCAATGTTCATTAACAATTGCTGCAGAAGGAGTGCTGCTGCTTCAGACAGACTTCTAGGGCTAATTAATAGTATTTTAATTGTGCTCATTACAGGCAATCTGCTGGCCTGCCGTTCACCCTACCTCCACATGAGCCTCTGTGGTCTAATTATTTTACTCAGATATGGATTCTGGAGCTTTATTGTACATCAGCTTTTGATAAGCTTTTTCTTGTCACTATtttccttaaaataaaatatatttttttatgaagcATCATCAGATCTGAATGCTGAGCTTAACAATAGCAAATGATGGGATGTCTTAAAGGACAATAGATACATTAACGTCTgccattaatttatattttaaataaaactttgCATTGTATGTTTAACCAACATGGGACTTAATGAGTTGAGCACCAGTAtaaatgaaatacattaatttgtgcAAAAACGTGGTTTGAAACTATGAAACATTTGAACATGAAACAGTGTCAGGCTTTCTAATTACTGTTTTGATGCATGCTAAAGTATTATACTCCTAGGTCAGAACTAAATTAAGACATATATTGCCTTCCTCcttggaaaataaatgtaatttgaataTTCTAATGGAATGGAGTGACTGAGACAGAAATATCTAAATGACAGGCAAGAACTGAGAAACCTAAAAAGAGTTCTCTCTAATGAGGTACCAGAATTCAAATGACTAAACATTGTACCtgcattaatttattataaagcCTAAATGGGACAAAGACACTACAAATCTACAATTTTGTGTTTTGCAGTATTCTCAGAATAAGAGAGGTAAGAGATAACACATTACACGTATACTTCACTTTGCATGAGAGATAATAAAATTCATGATAAACGCGGTCATACATACA contains:
- the LOC136754120 gene encoding extracellular calcium-sensing receptor-like, translating into MCSRMSLPVAVLTVIGLFPSAEMVCRLYGRSVLPPLSRERDIMIGGVFSLHSETAGRTLPFTTKPEDPACKRINFREFRFAQTMIFAIEEINNSTDLLPGVSLGYKIYDTCGSTPLAVRAATAFMNGYEETLSDTACSKPAAVQAIIGESGSSPTIAMSEAVGPFHIPVISHFATCACLSNKRRFPSFFRTIPSDYYQSRALAQLVKYFGWTWVGAIRSNNDYGNNGMATFVEAAQQEGVCIEYSESIHRADPREKILKIVEVIKKSTAKVIVAFLAQGEMNIFLEELAFNKVTGLQWIGTEAWITASNLATAEGYRVLSGSIGFAISKATITELQEFLTNVNNVRIPNNDLLNEFWEKAFDCSLSNRGNQTSTNICTGFESLKDLNNQYTDELRISNNVYKAVYAVAYSLHNLLGCKTHQASNVNQTCRETIQTEPWQVLEYLKTVNFTIRTGEKVSFDQNGDPVARYELVNWQPANESSIQFTTVGYYDASLSAGSQFVMNHVDIVWVGGQHKIPRSVCSESCLPGTRKAVQKGKPVCCYDCIQCAAGEISNTTDSNVCIQCPSEYWSNDKRDECILKSLEFLSFGEIMGILLVIFSLLGVCLTMGIALIFFYYKETPVVKANNSELSFLLLFSLTLCFLCSLTFIGQPSEWSCMLRHTAFGITFVLCISCVLGKTIVVLMAFRATLPGNNIMKWFGPKQQRLSVFVFTFIQALICTLWLILSPPFPNRNIKYYADRIILECDLGSAGAFWAVLGYIGFLSAMCFVLAFLARNLPDNFNEAKFITFSMLIFCAVWITFIPAYVSSPGKYTVAVEIFAILASSFGLLFCVFAPKCYVILLKPELNTRKHLMGKTSSKSQ